The DNA window GATGCGCCAGAGCCTGCGGATCATCGAACAGTGCCTGAAGCACATGCCGGCCGGCGATTTCAAGGCGGACCATCCGCTGACCACGCCGCCGCCGCGCGAAAAGATGAAAGAGCACATCGAGACGCTGATCACCCACTTCCTGCAGGTCTCGTGGGGCCCGGTGCTGAAGCCCAACGAGTCGTTCCAGATGATCGAGGCGACCAAGGGGCTGAACAGCTACTACCTGACCTCCGATGGCAGCACGGTGAGCTATCGCACCCGCATCCGCACGCCCAGCTACCCGCACTTGCAGCACATCCCGGTGCTGATGCGCGGCGGGTTCGTTCCCGATTTGATCGCCCACATCGCGAGTATCGACTTCGTGATGGCCGACGTGGACCGCTAAGCCTATGGACACTCGCATGGACAACAGCCGACACCTGTATGCCGATCTGATCTCGAGCGACCGCCCGGCCTTCGCGCTGAGCGATGAGGAACGCGAGGAGATCATCGAGGAGAAGGGCCACTACGAGAACCCGCGCGCGGCCTCGATCGAGGCGCTGAAGATCGTCCAGCATCATCGCGGCTGGGTGCCCGACGGCGCGATCCCGGCGATCGCCGAGCTGCTCGGTATCCCGGGCAGCGACGTCGAGGGGGTGGCGACCTTCTACAGCCAGATCTTCCGCCAGCCGGTCGGGCGTCACGTGATCAGGCTGTGCGACAGCATGACCTGCTACATCAACGGCTATGAAGCGATCCGCGAACGGATCAAGAGCGAGCTCGGCATCGTGCCCGGGCAGACCACCATGGATGAGCGTTTCACCCTGATTCCGGTGTGCTGCCTCGGCAATTGCGACAAGGGGCCGACGATGATGGTCGATGACGACACCCATAGCCACCTCGATGCCGAGACGCTGATGAGCGTGCTGGAGGCCTACAAATGAGTGCAACCACCCCCGTCAATCGCCGCCTGACCTCGTTCGGTACCGCCAATCTGATCGAGCGCGCTCCCGAGACCCACCCGCTGACCTGGCGGCTCAACGCCGACGCTTCGCCGATCTGGCTCGAGGAGTACCGGGCCAAGCAAGGCTATCTCGGCGCCAAGCGTGCGCTGACCGAGCTGACCCCCGAGGAGGTCGCCGCCGAGGTCAAGGAGGCGGGGCTCAAGGGGCGCGGCGGCGCCGGCTTCCCCGCAGGCGTCAAGTGGGGGCTGACCGCCAAGGGCGAGGGCGTTCCGCGTGGCTACCTGCTGTGCAATGCCGACGAGATGGAGCCCAACACCTACAAGGACCGCCTGCTGATGGAGCAGCAGCCGCACCTGCTGCTCGAAGGGATGATCGTCGCCGCCTACGCCAACCACTCCTATCGGGGCTACGTGTTCCTGCGCGGTGAGTACGTCGATGCGGCAAAGAGCCTGCGCCGCGCGGTGGCGGAAGCCCGCGAGGCGGGGCTGCTCGGGCGCGACATCTTCGGCAGCGGCTTCGACTTCGACATCTACGTCCATACCGGTGCCGGGCGCTATATCTGCGGCGAAGAGACCGCTTTGATCAACTCGCTCGAGGGGCGGCGCGCCAATCCCCGCGCCAAGCCCCCCTTCCCGGGCCAGTCCGGGGCCTGGGGCAAACCGACGGTGGTCAACAACGTCGAGACGCTCTGCGGGGTCTCCTCGATCATCCTCAACGGGGTCGAGTGGTACCACGGCCTCTGCCTGCCCGGTTCCGAGGACCACGGCACCAAGATGATGGGCTTCTCCGGCAAGGTGAAGAATCCGGGTCTTTGGGAGCTGCCGCTCGGTATCACCGCCCGCGAGGTGCTCGAGGAGTACGCCGGTGGGATGCGCGACGGCTGTACGCTCAAGGCCTGGCAGCCGGGCGGCGCCGGCACCGGCTTCCTGCTGCCCGAGCATCTCGATGCGCAGATGTACTCCGGCGGCATCGGCAAGGTCGGCACCCGCATGGGCACTGCGCTTTCGATGGCGGTCGACGACAGCGTCAGCATGGTGTCGCTGCTGCGCAACATGGAAGAGTTCTTCGCTCGCGAGTCGTGCGGGTGGTGCACGCCCTGCCGCGATGGCCTGCCCTGGACGGTGAAGATCCTGCGTGCGCTGGAGGCGGGCGAGGGCGAGCCGGGCGACGTCGAGCTGCTGCTCGAGCTGACCCGCAAGCTGGGTCCTGGCAAGACCTACTGCGCCCACGCACCGGGGGCGATCGAGCCGTTGGGCAGCGCGATCAAGTATTTCCGCGAGGAGTTCGAGGCCGGCATTCGCACGCCGAGCACGGCGAACGCTCCTCAGGAGCCCGTCGGCTCGGTGTGAGCAACGACGTGTGAACGGGCGGGGGCCTTGTCGACGTTCCGACGAAGGCTGACTCCAGAATCACAAAGGTTCGGGCGCGACCCGGACCCAGACCGGAAAGACTAGCCATATGGCCACTATCCACATCGACGGCAAGGACTACGAAGTCGACGGCTCGGACAACCTGCTCCAGGCCTGTCTGTCGCTCGGGCTCGACGTGCCCTACTTCTGCTGGCATCCGGCGCTCGGCAGCGTCGGCGCCTGCCGCCAGTGCGCGGTCAAGCAGTACCGGGACAAGGACGATACTCGCGGCATGCTGGTGATGTCGTGCATGACCGGGATCAAGGACGACAGCTACATCTCGATCGACGACGCGGAAGCGGTGGAGTTTCGCGAGAGCGTGATCGAGTGGCTGATGTCCAACCACCCCCACGACTGTCCAGTGTGCGAAGAGGGCGGCCACTGCCACCTCCAGGACATGACCGTGATGACCGGGCATGACCGCCGTCGCTACCGCTTCACCAAGCGTACCCACGAGAACCAGTACCTCGGTCCGTTCATCGCCCACGAGATGAACCGCTGCATCTCGTGCTATCGCTGCGTGCGCTTCTACAAGGACTACGCCGGCGGCACCGACCTCGGGGTATTCGGCGCCCACGACAACGTCTACTTCGGTCGTACCACCGATGGCGTGCTCGAGAGCGAGTTCTCCGGCAACCTCACCGAGGTCTGCCCGACCGGGGTGTTCACCGACCAGACCCACTCCGACCGCTATACCCGCAAATGGGACCTGCAGTTCGCCCCGAGCATCTGCCACGGCTGCTCCAGCGGCTGCAACATCAGCCCCGGCGAGCGCTATGGCGAGGTGCGGCGGATCGAGAACCGCTACAACGGCGCGGTCAACCACTACTTCCTCTGCGACCGCGGCCGCTTCGGCTACGGCTACGTCAACAATGCCGATCGCCCGAGACTCGCGCTGCTGCGCGATGCCGATGCCGAGGACGTCGACATCACGCTGTCGGTCGACGCCGCGCTCGATCGCGCCGCCGAACGGCTCAAGCGCGCCCGCCGGGTGATCGGCATCGGCTCGCCACGGGCGAGCCTCGAGAGCAACTACGCGCTGCGCGAACTGGTGGGCGTCGATAACTTCTCCACCGGGATCGAGGCCGGCGAGCTCGAACGCCTCGCGCTGATGCAGCGCATCCTCCGCGAGGGGGCGCTGCCGATTCCGACGCTGCGCGACATCGAGAGCCATGATGCGGTGGTGGTGCTGGGCGAGGACCTGACCCAGACCGCCGCCCGGGTCGCACTCTCGGTACGCCAGGCCGCCCAGGGGGGCGCCGTCTCCCTCGCCGCCGAACAGCGCATCCCCGAGTGGCACATCAACGCGGTCAATACCCTGGCCCAGGGGCGCAAGAACCCGGTCTATCTGGCGACGGTCGCCGAGACCAAGCTCGACGACATCGCCCGCGAGACCTTCCACGGCACCCCGGAGGAAATCGCCCGCTTCGGCTTCGCGCTCGCCCATGCGCTCGACGACTCAGCGCCGATGGTCGGCGATCTCGACGATGCGACCCTCGAGCTGGTGGGTGAGATCGCCAGTACCCTCAAGAGCGCCAAGCGGCCGCTGATCATCGCCGGTGAATCGCTGCGCTCGATCGCGGTGCTGCGCGCCGCCGCCAACCTCGCCCGCGCCTTCAACCAGGCGGGCCTCCAGGGCTCGTTGAGCCTGATCAGCGCGGAAGCGAACAGCACCGGGCTTGCGATGCTGGGGGGTGAATCCCTCGACTGGGCGCTGAAGACCCTTACCCGCCATGACGCCGACGCGGTGATCGTGCTGGAGAACGACCTCTACCGCCGGCTGCCGGCCAAGCGCGTAGACGAGGCGCTGGATGCCTGCGAGACGCTGCTGGTGATCGACCATCAGCCGACGCCGACCTGCCGGCGCGCCGATATCGTGCTGCCGGCGGCGACCTTCGCCGAGGGCGACGGTACCCTGGTCAGCTCCGAGGGCCGCGCCCAGCGCTTCTTCCAGGTCTACGACCCTTCCTACTATCGTCCCGACGACCAGACCCACGAGGCCTGGCGCTGGCTGCATGCGCTGCACACCACCATCGAGTCGCGTCCGATCGACTGGACCCAGCTCGACGAGGTCACCCGCGCCTGCGCCGAGAGCGTGCCGGTACTGGCCGGTATTACCGCCGCCGCACCGAGCGCATCGTTTCGGATCAAGGGGCAGAAGATCGCCCGCTCGCCGCACCGTTCGAGCGGACGCACCGCGATGCGCGCCAACATCAGCGTCAGCGAGCCGCGCCAGCCGCAGGATATCGATTCGGCGCTCGCCTTCTCGATGGAGGGCTACAGTGGCACCGCGTTCGCGCGCCAGCAGGTGCCGTTCGCCTGGGCGCCGGGTTGGAACTCGCCGCAGGCGTGGAACAAGTTCCAGGACGAGGTCGGTGGCAGCCTGCGCGCGGGCGATCCCGGCGTGCGCCTGATCGACCAGCCCGGCAGCCGCGACGAAGGCCGCCCGCTCGCCTACTTCAGCGAAGTGCCGAGCGCCTTCCAGCTCTATCACGACCGCTGGCAGGTGGTGCCGCTCTATCACCTGTTCGGCAGCGAGGAGACCAGCGCCAAGGCCAAGCCAGTGCAGGAGCGCATGCCCGAACCCTACCTGGCGCTCGGGATCACCGATGCCGAGGCGCTGGGCCTGAATCTGGACGCCAAGGTCAGGGTCAACATCGGCAAGCACGAACTGCTGCTGCCGCTCAAGATCTCGAGCCGGCTGCGGCGCGGCACCGTCGGCATCCCGCGCGGACTGCCCGATGTGCCGGTGGAGATCTTCGGTGAGTGGGCACGCCTCGAGCAGGAGGTGCGCGCATGAGTTGGCTCACCGGTGACGTGGTCGACATCGTCGTCGCGGTCATCCAGGCGATCGTGATCATGCTGGTCGCGGTGGTGGTCGGTGCGTTCATGAGCTTCGTCGAGCGGCGCATGCTCGGGCTCTGGCAGGACCGTTACGGTCCGAACCGGGTCGGTCCGTTCGGCCTGTTCCAGCTCGGCGCCGACATGTTGAAGATGTTCTTCAAGGAGGACTGGATCCCGCCGTTCGCCGACAAGCGCCTGTTCGTGCTGGCGCCGATGGTGTCGATGGGGACGATCATCCTCGCCTTCATGGTGATCCCGATCACCCCGACCTGGGGCGTGGCGGATCTGAACATCGGTCTTTTGTTCTTCATGGCGATGGCCGGGCTCAACGTCTATGCGGTGCTGTTCGCCGGCTACGCCAGCGCCAACAAGTACGCGCTGATCGGTGCGATGCGAGCCTCGGCCCAGACCATCTCGTATGAGGTGTTCCTCGGTCTGTCGCTGATGGGCGTGGTCGCGGTGACCGGCTCGTTCAGCCTGCGCGATATCGTCGAAGCGCAGGCCGGGCTCTGGTTCATCGTTCCGCAGTTCTTCGGCTTCGTCACTTTCCTGATCGCCGGCATCGCGGTCACCCACCGCCACCCGTTCGACCAGCCCGAAGCCGAGCAGGAGCTCGCCGACGGCTTCCATATCGAATACTCCGGGATGAAGTGGGGGATGTTCTTCGTCGGCGAGTACATCGGTATCACCCTCGTCTCGTCGCTGCTGGTGGTGCTGTTCTTCGGTGGCTGGCATGGGCCCTGGCTGCCCCCGTTCGTCTGGTTCGCACTGAAGACGCTGTTCTTCATGATGCTGTTCATCCTGCTGCGGGCCGCGCTGCCGCGACCGCGCTACGACCGGGTGATGAGCTTCGGCTGGAAGATCTGCCTGCCGCTGACATTGATCAACCTGCTGGTCACGGGCGTCGTGATCCTGCTCAACGCGCCGACGGGACAATGAGGGAAACGTCATGATCATCAAGCTATTGCATGGCACCTGGACCCAGCTGCGCACGGTGTGGATGGTATTCACCCACGCCTTCAGGAAGCGCGAGACGCTGCAGTACCCCGAAGAGAAGGTCTACCTGCCGCCGCGCTATCGTGGACGTATCGTGTTGACTCGCGATCCCGACGGCGAGGAGCGCTGCGTGGCCTGCAACCTCTGCGCGGTGGCCTGCCCGGTCGGCTGCATCTCGCTGCAAAAGGGGGAGAAGGAGGATGGGCGCTGGTATCCCGAGTTCTTCCGGATCAACTTCTCGCGCTGCATCTTCTGCGGGCTCTGCGAGGAGGCCTGTCCGACCTCGGCGATCCAGCTTACCCCGGACTTCGAGCTCGGCGAGTTCAAGCGCCAGGACCTGGTGTTCGAGAAGAAGGACCTGTTGATCTCGGGGCCCGGCAAGGACCACGACTACAACTTCTATCGCGTGGCGGGAATGGCGATCGCTGGCAAGCGCAAGGGCGAGGCCAAGAACGAGGCCCAGCCGATCAACGTCAAGTCGCTGCTGCCCTGACTACGACTAAGCACAGGT is part of the Halotalea alkalilenta genome and encodes:
- the nuoH gene encoding NADH-quinone oxidoreductase subunit NuoH; the protein is MSWLTGDVVDIVVAVIQAIVIMLVAVVVGAFMSFVERRMLGLWQDRYGPNRVGPFGLFQLGADMLKMFFKEDWIPPFADKRLFVLAPMVSMGTIILAFMVIPITPTWGVADLNIGLLFFMAMAGLNVYAVLFAGYASANKYALIGAMRASAQTISYEVFLGLSLMGVVAVTGSFSLRDIVEAQAGLWFIVPQFFGFVTFLIAGIAVTHRHPFDQPEAEQELADGFHIEYSGMKWGMFFVGEYIGITLVSSLLVVLFFGGWHGPWLPPFVWFALKTLFFMMLFILLRAALPRPRYDRVMSFGWKICLPLTLINLLVTGVVILLNAPTGQ
- the nuoI gene encoding NADH-quinone oxidoreductase subunit NuoI, producing MIIKLLHGTWTQLRTVWMVFTHAFRKRETLQYPEEKVYLPPRYRGRIVLTRDPDGEERCVACNLCAVACPVGCISLQKGEKEDGRWYPEFFRINFSRCIFCGLCEEACPTSAIQLTPDFELGEFKRQDLVFEKKDLLISGPGKDHDYNFYRVAGMAIAGKRKGEAKNEAQPINVKSLLP
- the nuoE gene encoding NADH-quinone oxidoreductase subunit NuoE, yielding MDNSRHLYADLISSDRPAFALSDEEREEIIEEKGHYENPRAASIEALKIVQHHRGWVPDGAIPAIAELLGIPGSDVEGVATFYSQIFRQPVGRHVIRLCDSMTCYINGYEAIRERIKSELGIVPGQTTMDERFTLIPVCCLGNCDKGPTMMVDDDTHSHLDAETLMSVLEAYK
- the nuoG gene encoding NADH-quinone oxidoreductase subunit NuoG codes for the protein MATIHIDGKDYEVDGSDNLLQACLSLGLDVPYFCWHPALGSVGACRQCAVKQYRDKDDTRGMLVMSCMTGIKDDSYISIDDAEAVEFRESVIEWLMSNHPHDCPVCEEGGHCHLQDMTVMTGHDRRRYRFTKRTHENQYLGPFIAHEMNRCISCYRCVRFYKDYAGGTDLGVFGAHDNVYFGRTTDGVLESEFSGNLTEVCPTGVFTDQTHSDRYTRKWDLQFAPSICHGCSSGCNISPGERYGEVRRIENRYNGAVNHYFLCDRGRFGYGYVNNADRPRLALLRDADAEDVDITLSVDAALDRAAERLKRARRVIGIGSPRASLESNYALRELVGVDNFSTGIEAGELERLALMQRILREGALPIPTLRDIESHDAVVVLGEDLTQTAARVALSVRQAAQGGAVSLAAEQRIPEWHINAVNTLAQGRKNPVYLATVAETKLDDIARETFHGTPEEIARFGFALAHALDDSAPMVGDLDDATLELVGEIASTLKSAKRPLIIAGESLRSIAVLRAAANLARAFNQAGLQGSLSLISAEANSTGLAMLGGESLDWALKTLTRHDADAVIVLENDLYRRLPAKRVDEALDACETLLVIDHQPTPTCRRADIVLPAATFAEGDGTLVSSEGRAQRFFQVYDPSYYRPDDQTHEAWRWLHALHTTIESRPIDWTQLDEVTRACAESVPVLAGITAAAPSASFRIKGQKIARSPHRSSGRTAMRANISVSEPRQPQDIDSALAFSMEGYSGTAFARQQVPFAWAPGWNSPQAWNKFQDEVGGSLRAGDPGVRLIDQPGSRDEGRPLAYFSEVPSAFQLYHDRWQVVPLYHLFGSEETSAKAKPVQERMPEPYLALGITDAEALGLNLDAKVRVNIGKHELLLPLKISSRLRRGTVGIPRGLPDVPVEIFGEWARLEQEVRA
- the nuoF gene encoding NADH-quinone oxidoreductase subunit NuoF; this translates as MSATTPVNRRLTSFGTANLIERAPETHPLTWRLNADASPIWLEEYRAKQGYLGAKRALTELTPEEVAAEVKEAGLKGRGGAGFPAGVKWGLTAKGEGVPRGYLLCNADEMEPNTYKDRLLMEQQPHLLLEGMIVAAYANHSYRGYVFLRGEYVDAAKSLRRAVAEAREAGLLGRDIFGSGFDFDIYVHTGAGRYICGEETALINSLEGRRANPRAKPPFPGQSGAWGKPTVVNNVETLCGVSSIILNGVEWYHGLCLPGSEDHGTKMMGFSGKVKNPGLWELPLGITAREVLEEYAGGMRDGCTLKAWQPGGAGTGFLLPEHLDAQMYSGGIGKVGTRMGTALSMAVDDSVSMVSLLRNMEEFFARESCGWCTPCRDGLPWTVKILRALEAGEGEPGDVELLLELTRKLGPGKTYCAHAPGAIEPLGSAIKYFREEFEAGIRTPSTANAPQEPVGSV